CTGAACCTGTGCCCGCTGTGGTTGGGATGAGAATCAGCGGCAAACGAGGGGCTTTGGCTTGGTTTACGCCGTAGATTTCACTTAAGTTTTGCTGCTGCGTAGGGTGGGCGAGCAAGGCAATGATTTTGGCCACATCCATTGAGCTGCCGCCACCAAAACCGATAATCACATCAATTTGTTCTTGTTTTGCAAAATCAACAGCTTCTAATACAATATGCTCAGGCGGATCAGCTTGGATATCGGAATAAATAATGTATTCAAGACCAATCTGAGTCAGAATTTCTAAAATGGGCTGATGCAATTGATGCTGTATCATTCCTGCATCGGTCACAATCAATGCCTTATGATAATTTTGTTGTGTTAAAACATTTTCAAGTTCTTGTATCGAACCAAGTCCCGCGATGATGTTGGGAACAGTTTGAAATTGAAACGGGTTCATACATACATCCTTATTTTTCATAATAAAAACAATATTTTTATATCAAGTGACTAGAGGTTTCACTGCCTAGATAAATTAACATAAGACGCGCTTAAAAGTGTAACTTTGAGGTGATTATGCTGTTCAAAACGACCTATAAGGTCTTATGCATTTTCACCTATTTATCATATTGAAATTATTGAATTTTATGGTGCCGTTTTGTCGAGATTTTTCGCAAGGAATAGTACTTTTAGAGTGTAACGAAAACAATAACTTAAGCTATTGTTTTGTAGTCTTTTTTTCTGTCACTTTTGCAAATGGTAGTTTAATACTAGCATTTACATCGTTTCAGCTAATTTCATACCCAAACTCATAATGCTCAGTCATTTTTTCCAAGTGGCCAGCCAAGCCTTATGCACTTTTAACTATTTTCTTATGTAGAAAAATAGTGAGTGTATGTATCTCATGTAAGGTAGAAATTTGCAACTTTGAAATAAGGATACGTTTTTTCGAAATCACTAGATTAGAAAACTGATGGCTGATGTTTTACTTATTTATTTACCTCCAATGTTATTTCTCTGTTTCAGCTGTAGATCGTGCTTTAGGTTTTGCTGTCCTATGTTTGAAACAATCATACTCATCAGAATGGCTTTTCTCATCTAATAAGTCAAAGGTATTAGTCTAGAGCATGTAAAGAAAACTCCAAATGTATGGAGATGGATTTTACATTAAAAGAATTTTTGGAAAGTAGTTATTAAATTAATTATTTATAGTTTTAAAACCTTGTGTAAGTAAACTTTTATATTTAAAAAATAGTATTTAGATAAAAATTATCTATTAAAGATCCCAAAATCATAAATTAAAAGGTATAGAAATGAAGTGTATATTGAATGCTTTAATATTGTTATTTATGTCAAATCAAATTCATGCAGCCGTAACCTGTGGGACATCTGCATCAACACTTCCAAATTTAAATAGTGTTTATAAATCTGGTGAATTTAGAATTTTCTATTCATCTAACCCTGCAAATGCAGATTATATCCCAGATCAAAGCGATGCAAACAATAACAGCATTCCTGACTATGTTGAAAATGTAGCGATTCAAGCGACGACAACCACAGAGGCCTTAACCAGTCTTGGTTTTACTCATCCTTTAAACAGTGATAGATATACTGGTGCAGCAAAATTCATTGATATCCATTTAACAGCTTTAACTGGTAATGGTGTAGCGTATGAAAATCCTTCAATATTTATTAATAAACCAACTAAAGAAGGTAAGTGCGCTCTTAATCTTTATATTCGAAATAATATAGAAGAGTTTCCAGGGAACTACTGGACAACAGTGACACATGAGATTTTCCACCTTTACCAGTATGGATACAATCAATTTAAAGGTGGTTGGTATTTAGAAGGTATGACAAATTGGGCTGAAAGAGTTCTACGCTTGGGGACTCAAGGTGGAAATGGTTTAACTCCTTTGCCAGATGGACAAGAGCAATTAATAGCAGAAGTTTATGAGGTGCCTTACAATCAACTGTGGCATCGATTGGCAGTACTTTCTGATACAACAAATGGTCAACTAAATCTTCCACCAAATTTAGTAAACCGAACATACATAGATGGCACAAAGGTGTTCAAGGATGACAAGTTAAAAGGCTATTTATTCATTAAAAAAACTTTAGAAAATTTGAAAATTAAATCAGATCAAATTTCTTCACAAAATGGTTGGAATCCTCATAATTGGGACGAAACAGATCAGTCAAACCCTGCTAATCGAACGTTTATGCTAAAAGCAATCCAAGATTCAATGTTGCAATTTGGAATGAACCAGACACAGGAAGAAAAAGATTTTTTACTTTTAAAGTAAACAATATTGTTTGAAATAAAACTATCTTTTGGTGGTTTTAAAATTAAACCGAAAGATGTGGTAATTATTTTTAAAGAGAAAGGTTGTTTTAAAAATTATTTTAACAACATTATCTTGTAAGTGTTAAGTAAGATTTTGGTATGTATTTAATTTTATGACTATGTTTAAAAATCTGTCGCGGATATACAAATAAAGTTATAAATATTTTACTTGGATTAAGGTTTAATAATGGTTCATGAAAAATTAAACTCATATTTATTGAAAATAATATGAATGAATTAGCTTAAATAAAATATATATTGTTAATAATTTCTCGTTTTGTCTGCATTTTCCCCAAGATGCAGATTTTTTTTATCATTGATAAATGGATTCGTGGTAAGACTATAACCACCTCATTAGATTTTTTGTCAAAGACAGACCAAATTTTACATCGATACCAGAATTATGACGATGGATAGAGCCTATATTTCTTCGTTTTGAACATAAAATATTTTAATCCTGATCATATGCATCTGGGAGTGTTCTACCTAGATATCAGTGAGGTGGATGAAAGATAGGCTTAAGAGACAAGACATTCCTGCAGAACATAGTTTTTAAGATGGTTTAATTTTGCACTTCTATGGATGGAATCGTTGAAATGGCCCATATTACTAAGAAGCTGAAACTTTTCCTTGTTAGGATACTTAGTGAGTTTGAAACACCTATACTAACACCCAACTTAGTTAAGGATATTTTCAATATTGTAGTTAGTATTCAACAGTGCGAAGCATACAATTCCACCAAAGAATGAGGCAAAACTGTGCGTTTATTTCCATCGGGGCATCATTGGCAGCGTATGTAGCAAGCATTGATTGGGACGAAGGTTTTCATTGATATGATCACATTTTTCATGAGTTGTATGTAAAATTCCTTGAAGATAAGCAGGCTCAAGAGATCTGTGAATTGCGTAAGAATTAATATGAGCAAACAAAAGAACGGTTAAAAGATGTTATTGATGCCAAGTAAAAAGACTCAAGAATATTTGGCCTTTGTTGCACTGTAGTTTGTTTTCACGATTGCTTTATTCTTTATATATGCCATGGGAAACAGTAACTTAAATAACGCTGCCCTAGGTTTTATTTGACATCCGTTTGCAGTTTTTACTTTGGTAGTCCAAAACAGGCAAAGAAAAAAGATAAGAGCAGTTTGATCTAATCTATAAACAATCACATTCGTACGTTTTCTTTTAATGTTTCAGTCTGTATAAACAAAAAACAGATTTATTTTTGTCCTTTTTTGACATTTGTAAAAATAGATGTGAGTTCTAATATGGAACTAATATTGATTTAAGAAACCTAGTGTGGAAAATGTTTATGTTAGTTTCAAGTCATCCAGAGTTAAAAGGCATTCAAAATATCATTAATAGCAAATTAGCTAAGTTCTCTGGATTTTTATTGGGTGCAGTAAGCCCAGAAAAGCAAGGCTCACTTCCTAAAGCATTTGAATTACGTCCGCATACTGATTACAAGCGTTATGGAAGTACACATTACGGGATCATGGTACCTGACTTACCTGAACCATATCGTTATCTATCTTGGGCATCCGTAATAGGTTATGTTGGATTCCCTATCACTGACTCAGATTATCAAATGTCTTCTAGAGGAAAAGGTGATACTGCTTCTTTAGTGCATGGAACAGCTTTATCATCTACTGATGAAGCATTTAAAACGTACTCTATTGTTGATGATATTCAGTTTAGTGAAAAGCCATTTTCTGTCAATTTTAACAACGAAACTGTTCTCTCAGAAATTGATGATGGGTTTGTTCTAGCTACAAATAGAGAAGATCTTCAAATTGAAGTAAAGCTAGTGCCTACCGAAGCCATTACATGGTTTGCCTATGGCTCTTTATACAAGCATTTTAGCGTATTAATGAAATATGAAGGACGAATTATTCAAAAAGGTGAAAGTATAGACATAAATGGACTTTGCACCCTTGAATCTTGGAAAGCTATAGCAACATCAATGCTTAAAAATCAAACATTAGTAAATAGTATTCAAATTCCTGTAAAGGTTTTTAGTTATCAAGTAATTAACTTAGATGGTGAACAGCAATTGGTACTTGCGTTTATTTGTTATGAAGATCAACCAATTTTAACATCAGTTTATTACCGTAATATCGATGGTACTTCAACTCAATTTAATGGTGATATCAAATTTGAAGTTACTAAGAATCAGACTGAACCTCAGATGACACCTGATGGCTATAGCATGTATGTACCTGAAACATTCGAATGGACTGCACATCATGATAATGAAAAGGTTTTAGCAATCAAAGCTAAAGTGGATACAACATATTGCTATGGTTTAGCGGCAGGTTATGTTTCTTCGTATAAGTGGCGAGGGATGTTCCAAGGAAAAGATCTTAGCGGTAGGGGCTATTTAGAGTATATTGATAGGCGCTAAAAAAGTTCATTTATTGGTGAGCAGATTAATTTTAAAGTTGAGCCGATCTTTAGGTCGGTTTTTTATTGTTTAGAGGAAAAGCAAAGTAAAATGAGCATCAAACCTTTTTTGATGTTGGATGTGTTCTAGCAGGTGGCAAGTTCACATAAACTCAAGTTAATCGATTTAGTGAGGTTTAATATGAATATCAGTTTGGTGGTATCAAAACCAGCCCAATAGAAATCAGGTTAATGATCAGTATTAATTTGATACGTTGCTTAGCCTTGCATATGACATTCGCGTATAGGCTTTGAAGGATTCAACTGTGCTAAAGAAGTTGAATGTCGGTGATTTTTATAGTGCAGCTGGTCAGTTACCGTGTTGGAAAAAAGTTGAGGGAAAGAGCTAGGTCGGTTTTTCGCGCTGTGCTGCAAAGTGTGAATTAATCTTAAAAAAGTAATTTATCAATGCAGATGCTTCTTATTCTTTTATCTAGTTGTACAGGACAAACAACCAATATTCTTGCCAGCATCAGTGAAAAAACACTATTTAATTGTTATTTTTTCTTATTCAGTGCTTGGGAGTAGCAGCGTGCAACCGCATGAAAGTAAATCACCTTCACGTGCGACTGGCATGCCCCCGAACTGGGTTGCTGAATCGCCTGTCATTATAAATGCCGCGGTGTTATGTGTAGGACAAGTTGCTTCATCACCAACGCAGGCAATTGCCTTGCCATTAATTAGAAAATTTTTATTTCCGCTAATTACCTCACCGCCGCCTGTTGTTGGGAATCCGACGACTACATATCGTTTAGTCATAATAGTGTGACTCAATGCTTGATTTTTGGCGCTATGATAGCAAAATAAAATGTAGAAAGGTCTGTATTGATAAAAAATAGACATTAAAATATTTTGGGCCAAAAAAAAACGAGCTTTTCCAAATAGTTCATCATAAATTAATAAATGGTCAGAAAATTGTCATACGCAAATAGATTTTTTCTTGATTAATTAATATTTATCAATATGTTATGTTTTAGGTGGAGGTGGTATTCAATACCGATTGTCTAGCTAAAAAAAAGACTAAAAAGTAAAATGACAACTTTTGACACAAAATGCTAACTAAATTAACTTCTTTTGTAATTGTTTCATTGAATAGAATGCGATTAATTACAAGTATGGACTATTTATCAAAAGGTATAAATTTCACGTTTTTTTAAATAATACTTGTTTATGGTTTATCGTTGAATTTAGTTGGTTTGTATAGTAGGTTATTGATATTTATAGCCTTTGCTAATGATTTTGCGGGGAGATTCAAAAATACTACTTAAGGTAGTTTTTGATTTAGATGAATATGAGAACGTATGCTTATTTAAGAACTGATTGTGTATCAGAAGAAACTATTGCCGATTTTAATTCTCTCCTAAGTTATAACAACTATAGTGTTCAAAAAAATAGAGTGGTTTTTGAAGAGATTACTGCTGATAAATCAATAGTTTATAGGGAGAAATTCATGGGGGTAATTAATTATTCTTTAGAGCAAGGAGATTTGTTGATTACAAAGGGGATTGATTGTTTAGGGAGTGATTATTTAGAAATATTAAACACCATCGGTCTTATAGATCATAAGAAAATTCGCCTCATTTGTTTAGATTATACACAT
This genomic stretch from Acinetobacter sp. C32I harbors:
- a CDS encoding DUF6670 family protein; the protein is MLVSSHPELKGIQNIINSKLAKFSGFLLGAVSPEKQGSLPKAFELRPHTDYKRYGSTHYGIMVPDLPEPYRYLSWASVIGYVGFPITDSDYQMSSRGKGDTASLVHGTALSSTDEAFKTYSIVDDIQFSEKPFSVNFNNETVLSEIDDGFVLATNREDLQIEVKLVPTEAITWFAYGSLYKHFSVLMKYEGRIIQKGESIDINGLCTLESWKAIATSMLKNQTLVNSIQIPVKVFSYQVINLDGEQQLVLAFICYEDQPILTSVYYRNIDGTSTQFNGDIKFEVTKNQTEPQMTPDGYSMYVPETFEWTAHHDNEKVLAIKAKVDTTYCYGLAAGYVSSYKWRGMFQGKDLSGRGYLEYIDRR
- a CDS encoding recombinase family protein encodes the protein MRTYAYLRTDCVSEETIADFNSLLSYNNYSVQKNRVVFEEITADKSIVYREKFMGVINYSLEQGDLLITKGIDCLGSDYLEILNTIGLIDHKKIRLICLDYTHEELTGDIKNSFLHILKLCNDFEKIKIEYKNQPTKLSLTKKVGRPEKLSVKQKEEIAEKLKMGISIYSLAKKYSVSRTVIRRIINNNTNRIITLPVTQICQY
- a CDS encoding PAAR domain-containing protein; amino-acid sequence: MTKRYVVVGFPTTGGGEVISGNKNFLINGKAIACVGDEATCPTHNTAAFIMTGDSATQFGGMPVAREGDLLSCGCTLLLPSTE
- a CDS encoding DUF2280 domain-containing protein: MAHITKKLKLFLVRILSEFETPILTPNLVKDIFNIVVSIQQCEAYNSTKE